The following are encoded together in the Hydrogenoanaerobacterium saccharovorans genome:
- a CDS encoding Ig-like domain-containing protein has product MKRMFRRTVQVYLAILLSVQISLPAYASNKPIQTTPTASITPTSLATLQNEPTANEEVYYLVNCGTPDASVVPDGYTMGQYQSNVDQQYGADAQTAKKWGYAAPDANSHMKATGSNAKSITDTCRYLSDAVTFDKQKSGLRYAFELPNQSYKVVVGFKNPWSGRTVNIQLEGETLQDSLMLKEAELVEREYIAAVTDGELNVMVHNPYRTSQYADPIVSYIIVKSLPAPNIQLLRDTLVQIDAETADKYYTDNSFTPFTAARQTAQQLVNENSTDNHAISEAYRALKNAYTALVTRINYTSFTGVNGATFYDTNNKPIQAHGGQIQKLTVDGETKYYWIGEDKTYDYRPVGGIHLYSSTDLYNWKDEGVVLRPMESMDEFETDPYFKALYGDYSQEKKEEIFIDLDKNRCVIERPKMIYSEKTNKYVIWFHADGRTPQYPDTDYAKANAGVAIADKPWGPFKLLGSYDLNYVASDDQGFDGNHLGAVRDMNLFVDDDKTAYIIYSSQGNRTTFISKLNDTYTDLAVDRDEAVYGEHFVTAFKGASREAPAMFKYNNKYYIINSGCSGWNPNRAEYAVADHPFGPWNVMGDPCEGSEADTTFRTQSTCVFPVDAEAGKYIYMGDRWNAGDLSESRYVWLPVEFYPTDRLVLKRYSDWTLDVLYGKGLANILDMPEVFDSLGDLKQSLPQNVNVKFNGNIHQNQPVRWDNIDENKVHIGNYTVYGRLTDFDKKLEYKATIADKRMVYFFDCGTQSSSFHQYLLNRAPKMKRTESDQAYSEQNGAGYVGSLGTNFGKHDGGNMYEIGWWAESNQPIEYKFYLDSGDYNVITGYQEWWDTTRNMRISVTNNDGNQLAQKDFTLEKWDKGLVQDLRFTLNEPDTISVKISKRGGADPVLSFIGIVKENMDFNKNIISVLNIEDKKVKLGTEVSNLDLPKTITAKLHDDTTAEVPVTWNTDGYDGNKAGEYTLNGTLKPQAGIVNSNNLTVKIKVTVEDGNIPTPNKDTLLALIQSAKEKAKDSKYTQASRDALTKEIEAAQAIADNDKATDQEIADAQKALQNAIDALVNEQEPEKPSKDTLLALIANAKEMAKDSKYTQASRDALNKAIETAQTVADNDKATQQEIADAQKALQDAIDALVQEHPEQPSKEGLLKLLQSAKEMAKDSKYTQKSRDALTKAIATAQAVIDNANATKQQIADAQKALQDALKALVKQGGESSSAPKPRKHVEPNMVTSSGISEKVASSSKGADISVRSDYKVATGFLNDLMKNKDKSVTLNGDWYSWTFDGKNLENTMPGVIWFDTRITTDSPNSDAIGKLTEKADTTNLHFNYEGKLPGETVIRVQLEKYAGKPVYIYYHNPEKGRLELIQANVKADQLGWMEFSTTNGADYVISPTAIKGAVTLAKPAPVADKPQ; this is encoded by the coding sequence ATGAAAAGGATGTTCCGAAGAACGGTACAGGTTTATCTGGCAATACTGTTGTCAGTGCAAATTTCTTTGCCTGCATATGCCAGCAATAAACCTATACAAACAACTCCAACCGCAAGCATAACTCCAACCTCATTGGCAACGCTGCAAAACGAACCAACAGCCAACGAAGAGGTTTACTATCTTGTCAACTGCGGTACACCGGATGCATCAGTTGTGCCCGACGGCTATACAATGGGGCAGTATCAGTCCAACGTTGACCAGCAATACGGTGCAGATGCCCAAACCGCAAAAAAGTGGGGCTATGCAGCACCCGACGCAAATTCGCACATGAAGGCAACTGGAAGTAACGCCAAAAGCATTACAGATACATGTAGGTACTTAAGTGACGCAGTAACATTTGATAAGCAAAAAAGCGGTTTGCGCTACGCATTTGAACTTCCTAATCAAAGCTACAAGGTTGTAGTGGGCTTCAAAAATCCTTGGAGCGGACGAACCGTCAATATACAGTTGGAGGGCGAAACTTTACAGGATTCATTGATGCTCAAAGAAGCAGAACTTGTAGAGCGTGAGTATATCGCCGCTGTAACGGATGGGGAGCTAAACGTTATGGTACATAACCCCTACCGCACCAGCCAATATGCCGACCCAATTGTAAGCTATATTATTGTAAAATCTCTGCCTGCACCAAATATACAACTTTTGCGCGATACACTGGTGCAAATAGATGCTGAAACAGCAGATAAATACTATACCGACAACAGCTTTACGCCTTTTACTGCTGCAAGGCAAACTGCCCAGCAGCTGGTTAATGAAAACAGCACCGATAATCATGCAATTTCTGAGGCATATCGGGCGCTGAAAAACGCGTATACCGCATTGGTGACACGTATCAATTATACCTCGTTTACCGGTGTAAATGGGGCAACTTTTTATGACACGAATAATAAACCAATTCAGGCACACGGTGGTCAAATTCAAAAGCTGACCGTAGACGGAGAGACGAAATATTACTGGATTGGCGAAGACAAAACCTACGATTACCGCCCTGTGGGTGGCATCCATCTTTACTCATCCACCGACCTTTACAACTGGAAAGACGAAGGCGTTGTATTGCGCCCAATGGAAAGTATGGATGAATTTGAAACAGACCCGTACTTTAAAGCGCTGTACGGCGATTACAGCCAAGAGAAAAAGGAAGAAATCTTTATTGATTTGGACAAAAACAGATGTGTCATCGAACGGCCAAAGATGATTTATAGCGAAAAGACAAACAAGTATGTCATCTGGTTCCATGCCGACGGCAGAACACCTCAATACCCCGACACAGACTATGCCAAAGCAAACGCAGGCGTGGCGATTGCCGACAAACCGTGGGGGCCCTTTAAGTTGCTTGGTTCTTACGACCTAAACTATGTCGCAAGCGATGACCAGGGCTTTGACGGCAATCATTTAGGTGCGGTTCGCGATATGAACCTGTTCGTAGATGATGACAAAACGGCTTATATCATCTATTCTTCGCAAGGCAACCGCACAACATTTATCTCCAAACTAAACGATACTTACACCGACCTTGCAGTGGACAGAGATGAAGCAGTGTACGGCGAACACTTTGTTACCGCATTCAAAGGGGCTTCGCGCGAGGCGCCTGCAATGTTTAAATACAATAATAAATACTATATCATCAACTCCGGCTGTTCGGGCTGGAACCCAAACCGTGCAGAGTATGCAGTGGCAGACCACCCATTCGGCCCGTGGAATGTGATGGGCGACCCATGCGAGGGCTCTGAAGCGGATACCACCTTCCGCACACAAAGCACTTGCGTATTCCCTGTGGATGCTGAAGCGGGAAAATATATTTACATGGGCGACCGATGGAACGCGGGCGATTTGAGTGAATCGCGCTATGTATGGCTGCCTGTGGAATTTTACCCGACCGACCGCCTTGTACTAAAGCGCTACAGCGACTGGACTTTGGACGTTTTGTATGGCAAAGGCCTTGCAAATATTTTAGATATGCCCGAAGTGTTCGATTCTTTGGGTGATTTGAAGCAAAGCCTGCCTCAAAATGTAAATGTAAAATTTAACGGTAACATTCATCAGAACCAACCGGTAAGGTGGGATAATATTGATGAAAATAAAGTACATATCGGTAATTATACTGTATATGGCAGGTTAACCGATTTTGATAAGAAATTAGAGTATAAAGCAACCATTGCAGATAAAAGAATGGTTTATTTCTTTGACTGCGGTACACAAAGTTCATCGTTCCATCAATATTTATTAAATCGTGCCCCAAAAATGAAACGAACTGAATCAGATCAGGCATACAGTGAACAAAACGGTGCAGGTTATGTCGGTTCTCTTGGTACGAATTTTGGCAAGCATGACGGTGGTAATATGTACGAAATCGGCTGGTGGGCAGAATCCAACCAACCCATCGAATACAAATTCTACCTCGACTCGGGCGATTATAATGTAATTACGGGTTATCAAGAATGGTGGGACACCACCCGTAATATGCGCATTTCAGTAACAAACAACGATGGAAATCAGCTCGCCCAAAAGGATTTTACTCTGGAAAAGTGGGATAAGGGATTGGTGCAGGATTTGCGCTTTACGCTAAACGAACCCGATACTATTTCAGTAAAAATATCCAAAAGAGGAGGCGCCGACCCAGTATTAAGCTTTATCGGGATTGTAAAAGAAAACATGGACTTCAATAAAAACATTATAAGCGTCCTCAATATCGAAGATAAAAAAGTAAAACTCGGTACAGAGGTTAGCAACCTTGATTTGCCCAAAACAATAACCGCTAAATTGCATGATGACACCACAGCCGAAGTACCCGTTACTTGGAACACCGACGGATACGACGGGAACAAAGCGGGCGAGTACACGCTCAACGGCACACTCAAACCACAGGCGGGTATCGTCAATAGCAATAACCTGACTGTAAAAATCAAGGTAACTGTCGAGGATGGAAACATCCCCACTCCAAACAAAGACACTTTGCTCGCACTCATTCAATCTGCAAAAGAAAAAGCGAAAGACAGCAAGTACACCCAAGCCAGCAGAGACGCTTTGACAAAAGAGATTGAGGCAGCACAAGCCATTGCAGACAACGACAAGGCAACCGATCAGGAGATTGCAGACGCACAAAAAGCACTGCAAAATGCCATCGACGCTTTAGTGAACGAGCAAGAGCCAGAAAAACCAAGCAAAGATACTTTACTCGCACTGATTGCAAACGCAAAGGAAATGGCAAAAGACAGCAAGTACACCCAAGCGAGCAGAGATGCTCTGAATAAAGCCATTGAAACAGCGCAAACAGTTGCAGACAACGACAAAGCAACCCAGCAAGAGATTGCAGACGCACAAAAAGCACTGCAAGATGCCATCGATGCTTTGGTGCAAGAACATCCAGAACAGCCAAGCAAAGAAGGATTGCTTAAACTGCTTCAATCCGCAAAAGAGATGGCAAAAGACAGCAAGTACACTCAAAAGAGCAGAGATGCTTTGACCAAAGCCATTGCGACAGCACAAGCAGTTATAGATAATGCCAACGCAACCAAACAGCAAATTGCAGATGCACAGAAAGCACTGCAAGATGCCCTCAAAGCTTTGGTGAAACAGGGTGGCGAAAGTTCATCTGCCCCAAAACCAAGAAAACATGTTGAGCCGAACATGGTCACTTCTTCGGGTATCAGCGAAAAGGTTGCTTCTTCGAGTAAAGGTGCCGACATCAGCGTACGCAGCGACTACAAGGTTGCAACCGGATTCTTGAACGATTTAATGAAGAACAAAGATAAATCGGTTACTCTTAACGGCGACTGGTACAGCTGGACTTTTGACGGCAAAAACCTCGAAAACACCATGCCGGGTGTCATCTGGTTCGATACCAGAATCACCACCGATTCACCGAACTCAGATGCCATCGGCAAACTGACCGAAAAAGCAGATACAACCAATCTCCACTTTAACTACGAGGGCAAACTCCCCGGTGAAACCGTTATCCGCGTACAGTTGGAGAAATACGCAGGCAAACCCGTTTATATCTACTACCACAACCCCGAAAAGGGCAGACTGGAGCTCATCCAGGCAAACGTAAAAGCAGACCAACTCGGTTGGATGGAGTTTTCTACCACCAATGGTGCAGATTACGTTATCAGCCCCACTGCTATTAAAGGTGCGGTAACGCTGGCAAAACCCGCACCCGTTGCCGACAAACCCCAATAG
- a CDS encoding polysaccharide biosynthesis protein, giving the protein MQKLWKDLKRFKDRYRKFILMATDVVIVSLCYLLTWAMLMGRISLTKFLPTMLLSWGVFVVVFFVVFLLFGMYESLWRYAEAYEFFKCSMATLVTATCFVLITQTVLRPPMIWESVPLAVNFLSAMLAGMATLYLRMMYRAYRNTSLGRRVGSGTKKVLLVGAGQTGNAVLQDLQRAKESKYEVVCVVDDDPNKIGRTIQRVKVMGSIRDIPRLVDNYGIDVIILAIPAATNAQKKRIMNLCARTKCQLKKVPDLYAFVTDTTAIASQIHDVSVEDLLGREVIDIREGAAYLTGKKVLITGGGGSIGSELCRQIALQNPKSLIIIDIYENNAYEIQQELIRQYGSKLDLHVEIASVRDTHKMELIFEKYSPDIVYHAAAHKHVPLMETAPEEAVKNNIFGTWNIARCADKFKVKRFVMISTDKAVNPTNVMGATKRVCEMIIQSMDQISKTEFVAVRFGNVLGSNGSVIPLFKEQIAAGGPVTVTHPDIIRYFMTIPEAVSLVLKAGEMARGGEIFVLNMGEPVKILSLAENLIRLSGYEPYKDIEIVFSGLRPGEKLYEELLMGEEGLRKTNNEKIFIGEPIDVNPAYLFDYLTKLKPIAYGNQTQTVVAKLHELVPTFVTPEAKNGEVELVLKNRK; this is encoded by the coding sequence ATGCAAAAATTATGGAAAGACCTAAAGAGGTTCAAAGACAGGTACCGCAAGTTTATTTTGATGGCAACGGATGTAGTTATTGTTTCGCTATGTTACCTTTTAACTTGGGCAATGCTCATGGGGCGTATTTCTTTAACCAAATTTTTACCCACGATGCTGCTGAGTTGGGGTGTATTTGTGGTTGTGTTTTTTGTGGTGTTCCTGCTGTTTGGCATGTACGAAAGCCTATGGCGGTATGCCGAAGCATACGAGTTTTTTAAATGCAGTATGGCAACCTTGGTTACCGCCACTTGTTTTGTACTGATTACGCAGACCGTACTCCGTCCGCCCATGATCTGGGAGAGCGTACCGTTGGCAGTAAACTTTCTGTCTGCTATGCTTGCGGGCATGGCAACCCTGTACCTGCGTATGATGTACCGTGCTTACCGCAACACGAGCCTGGGCAGACGCGTGGGTTCGGGCACCAAAAAAGTATTGCTCGTAGGCGCGGGGCAAACAGGTAACGCCGTATTGCAAGATTTACAGCGCGCAAAAGAGAGCAAATACGAAGTGGTTTGTGTGGTAGATGACGACCCGAATAAAATTGGGCGAACCATCCAGCGCGTTAAGGTGATGGGCTCGATTCGCGATATCCCGCGCTTGGTCGATAACTACGGCATTGATGTCATCATCCTTGCCATACCCGCCGCAACCAATGCACAGAAAAAGCGCATTATGAACCTTTGTGCAAGAACCAAATGTCAACTGAAAAAAGTACCCGACCTTTACGCTTTTGTTACCGACACCACCGCCATTGCATCGCAGATTCACGATGTGAGCGTCGAAGATTTGCTTGGCAGAGAGGTCATCGACATCCGCGAAGGCGCCGCTTACCTCACCGGTAAAAAGGTACTCATAACGGGTGGCGGCGGTTCTATCGGTTCAGAGTTATGCCGCCAGATTGCTTTGCAAAACCCCAAAAGCCTTATCATTATTGATATTTACGAGAACAATGCCTACGAAATCCAGCAGGAACTTATCCGCCAATACGGCAGTAAATTGGATTTGCACGTAGAGATTGCGTCGGTGCGTGATACCCACAAGATGGAGCTGATTTTTGAGAAATACAGCCCCGACATTGTGTACCATGCCGCCGCACACAAACATGTTCCGCTGATGGAAACTGCACCCGAAGAGGCGGTAAAAAACAATATCTTCGGTACTTGGAACATCGCCCGTTGTGCAGACAAATTCAAAGTTAAGCGCTTTGTCATGATTTCGACCGACAAGGCAGTAAACCCCACCAATGTGATGGGTGCCACCAAACGTGTGTGTGAAATGATTATTCAGAGTATGGACCAAATCAGCAAAACGGAGTTTGTTGCTGTTCGGTTCGGCAATGTGCTCGGCTCCAACGGCTCGGTTATTCCACTGTTTAAAGAGCAAATTGCGGCAGGCGGTCCCGTTACCGTCACCCATCCCGACATCATCCGCTATTTTATGACCATTCCCGAAGCGGTAAGCCTTGTGCTCAAGGCAGGCGAGATGGCGCGCGGCGGCGAGATTTTTGTGCTCAACATGGGTGAGCCTGTAAAAATCCTCAGCCTTGCAGAGAATCTCATTCGTCTTTCGGGTTACGAACCTTACAAAGATATTGAAATTGTTTTCAGCGGGCTGCGCCCGGGCGAAAAGCTTTACGAAGAACTGCTGATGGGCGAAGAGGGATTGCGCAAAACCAATAACGAAAAAATCTTTATTGGTGAACCCATCGATGTAAACCCCGCTTATCTGTTCGATTATCTTACCAAACTAAAGCCCATCGCATACGGCAACCAAACGCAAACGGTGGTTGCCAAACTGCACGAGTTGGTGCCCACGTTTGTAACGCCCGAGGCAAAAAACGGTGAGGTTGAATTGGTACTGAAAAACAGAAAGTAG
- a CDS encoding glycoside hydrolase domain-containing protein yields MREKLKSGAVLFLSLVILLSTFANSQIFAFAVDDKETASADDVFETIINDASIGDDVFNFKFSAGWGTSTGYPDSFYNGDEHWVHIKQDSDLFYELKFYGTKIELYGVKESSGAICEVSIDGEAPEDMDTYNSSRKAQSLLYAKENLAEGVHTIRVKPVYRRNEQNTSGYTTEIDFAKATHPLIPVTDVEFEFENITIEKGTSTSIKANVIPTYATEKEVVYRSENEAIAKVNELGEIMGLGVGTTKIIATVKDSALFAEVTVEVTPETAPIRAFMGSTDFNYLQENYNDYFNGLHSTNIETGWIGDVINAKVVALTKKIKINNAVIASTDFLNKNGDTIDSENIEITWIKETMANIGRGNKYAPVKPFPDILYTKEPINIAAQKVQSAWINVNIPRSAKPGNYSGTITVNADELEAPIELPYSFEVLDVVQPHPDDTETQIELWQHPYTCARYYGLKQDELFTEEHFKYLRPQQEAYRDMGGRAIVANIVEEAWNHQSYDSDPTMIKWTKKSDGSFSFDYDHFDKWIQFNIDLGILDPAEGRGQIKCYSILPWGNQITYFDEASNQTLKIRPTPGDSSWTAYWTAFLQDFIKHLEEKGWFDITYISMDERSMQELSASLDLIESIKNSSEKHLKTSCAMNYKSGEDYSFLDRLSDISIGISYISPEHNMVNFSQHRREKNLLTTIYNCTGDYPNSFILSDPAESAWIMWYSLLHNSDGFLRWSWDGWVENPLENVSYKFWEPGDPFFIYPGDKDAATPFVRSSPRLERFKQGVRDINKAKYLMEKSPELKSQIKELVASLKLPNGGGNGYGSRVAASQADRDLLISEVNRMRKGIHDVAKKYIDANTPTLSATPVIEKQPDAQTATQGNLAVFSVTASAPDGGVLTYQWQMLAKEQGAVWADISGATDATYQITKTLLADSGKQFRCIVTNTKDSMAPATATSNAAELTVREASAADKKIKNVTDPQAKTVALGTQASMLGLPSTVTVTLEDDTTAEVQVLWSTDGYDGSKTGEYTFNGTLAPQAGIVNSDNITVNIKVTVKEQLEPSKETLVALIATAKEMAKDSKYTQASRDALTKAIATAQAVADNATATKQEIADAQKALQNAIKALVKQDGESSPAPKPRKHIEPNMVSSSDLSEKVASSSKGTDISVRSDYKVATGFLNDLVKNKEKSVTLNGDWYSWTLDGKNIENTMPGVIWFDTRITNDSPNANAIAKLTEKADTTNLHFNYEGKLPGETAIRAQLEKYAGKSVYIYYHNPEKGRLELIQADVKADELGWMEFTVTTGADYVISPTAIKGAVTATK; encoded by the coding sequence ATGAGAGAGAAGCTAAAATCAGGTGCGGTATTGTTTTTGTCTTTGGTTATTCTATTGAGTACATTCGCAAATTCTCAAATTTTTGCATTTGCTGTGGATGATAAAGAAACTGCAAGTGCAGATGATGTATTTGAGACGATTATCAATGATGCTTCCATTGGTGATGATGTTTTTAACTTCAAGTTTTCTGCAGGGTGGGGCACTTCTACAGGATATCCAGATTCTTTTTACAATGGAGACGAGCACTGGGTACATATAAAGCAGGATTCTGATTTGTTTTACGAATTAAAATTTTACGGAACGAAAATAGAATTGTACGGTGTGAAAGAAAGCTCCGGTGCTATTTGTGAAGTCAGCATTGACGGCGAAGCGCCTGAGGATATGGATACCTACAACTCATCCAGAAAAGCACAGTCTCTTCTTTATGCAAAAGAAAATCTGGCAGAAGGTGTGCATACCATTCGTGTAAAACCTGTTTATAGAAGAAATGAGCAAAACACAAGCGGTTACACCACCGAAATTGATTTTGCAAAAGCTACCCATCCGCTTATTCCTGTAACGGATGTGGAGTTTGAGTTTGAAAACATCACGATAGAAAAAGGCACTTCCACCAGCATAAAAGCAAATGTTATACCCACTTATGCAACCGAAAAAGAGGTTGTTTATCGTTCTGAAAATGAAGCAATTGCAAAAGTAAACGAACTTGGAGAAATTATGGGATTAGGGGTTGGCACTACCAAAATTATTGCTACTGTAAAAGATTCTGCATTATTTGCAGAAGTAACGGTAGAGGTCACCCCCGAAACAGCACCGATTCGGGCATTTATGGGTTCGACCGATTTTAACTATTTGCAGGAAAATTATAACGACTATTTTAATGGATTGCATTCTACAAACATTGAAACAGGCTGGATTGGCGACGTGATAAACGCCAAAGTTGTGGCTCTTACAAAAAAGATTAAAATTAACAACGCCGTTATTGCATCCACCGATTTCTTAAATAAAAACGGGGATACAATTGATAGCGAAAACATCGAGATTACATGGATTAAGGAGACAATGGCGAACATTGGCAGAGGCAACAAGTATGCACCGGTTAAGCCTTTTCCCGACATCCTTTATACAAAAGAGCCAATTAATATAGCTGCACAAAAAGTACAGTCGGCATGGATTAACGTTAACATACCAAGGAGTGCAAAGCCCGGCAATTACAGCGGAACAATAACGGTGAATGCTGATGAACTGGAAGCACCTATCGAACTTCCCTATTCGTTTGAGGTTTTGGACGTAGTGCAACCTCACCCAGATGACACCGAAACACAAATTGAATTGTGGCAGCACCCTTATACTTGTGCCCGATATTATGGATTAAAGCAGGATGAACTTTTTACAGAAGAACATTTTAAATACCTACGTCCTCAACAAGAGGCATATAGAGATATGGGTGGTAGAGCTATCGTTGCCAATATAGTTGAAGAAGCATGGAATCATCAATCCTATGACAGCGACCCAACAATGATTAAGTGGACTAAGAAATCGGATGGCAGTTTCTCTTTTGATTATGACCATTTTGACAAATGGATTCAGTTTAATATTGATTTAGGTATTTTGGATCCCGCAGAAGGCAGAGGCCAGATAAAGTGCTACAGCATTCTACCTTGGGGTAACCAGATTACTTACTTCGATGAAGCTTCAAATCAAACGTTAAAAATAAGACCCACACCCGGAGACTCCTCATGGACAGCGTACTGGACAGCATTTTTGCAAGACTTTATAAAACACCTTGAAGAAAAAGGTTGGTTCGATATTACATACATTTCCATGGATGAAAGAAGCATGCAAGAACTTAGCGCAAGCCTTGACCTAATAGAATCTATAAAAAATTCAAGTGAAAAACATTTAAAAACTTCATGTGCAATGAACTATAAAAGCGGAGAGGACTATTCTTTTTTAGACCGTCTTAGTGATATTTCCATTGGCATATCCTATATTTCTCCCGAACATAATATGGTTAATTTCTCACAGCATCGTAGAGAAAAGAATCTGCTTACAACTATTTACAACTGTACCGGAGATTATCCAAACAGCTTTATACTCAGTGATCCGGCAGAAAGTGCTTGGATTATGTGGTACTCTTTATTACATAATTCTGATGGCTTTTTAAGATGGTCATGGGATGGATGGGTAGAAAATCCTTTGGAGAACGTATCTTATAAGTTTTGGGAGCCAGGAGATCCATTCTTCATATATCCGGGTGATAAAGACGCGGCAACACCGTTTGTGCGTTCATCTCCCAGGTTGGAAAGATTTAAGCAGGGAGTTCGTGACATTAACAAAGCAAAATATTTAATGGAAAAAAGCCCTGAACTAAAAAGTCAAATTAAAGAGTTAGTAGCATCGTTAAAATTGCCTAACGGAGGCGGTAATGGATATGGTTCACGCGTAGCTGCTTCTCAAGCAGATCGTGATTTGCTAATTAGTGAAGTAAACCGCATGCGCAAAGGCATCCATGATGTAGCGAAAAAATATATTGATGCCAACACCCCAACTCTATCCGCAACCCCCGTTATTGAAAAACAACCTGATGCGCAAACCGCAACACAGGGCAACCTTGCTGTATTCAGCGTTACTGCATCTGCACCCGACGGCGGTGTGCTCACCTACCAGTGGCAGATGCTTGCAAAAGAGCAGGGCGCAGTTTGGGCAGACATCAGCGGCGCAACAGATGCAACCTACCAAATTACCAAAACTCTGCTGGCAGACAGCGGCAAGCAGTTCCGCTGCATCGTCACCAACACCAAAGACAGCATGGCACCTGCAACAGCCACCAGTAATGCGGCTGAACTCACCGTAAGAGAAGCAAGTGCCGCAGATAAGAAAATCAAAAACGTAACAGACCCACAAGCCAAAACCGTTGCATTGGGTACCCAGGCTAGCATGCTCGGTTTACCCAGTACCGTCACCGTTACACTGGAGGACGACACCACAGCAGAAGTACAGGTTCTTTGGAGCACCGACGGCTACGACGGCAGTAAAACAGGTGAGTATACGTTCAACGGCACACTCGCACCGCAGGCGGGTATTGTCAACAGCGATAACATAACTGTAAACATCAAAGTGACTGTAAAAGAACAACTCGAGCCAAGCAAAGAGACGTTAGTCGCGCTGATTGCAACTGCAAAAGAAATGGCGAAAGACAGCAAGTACACTCAAGCGAGCAGAGATGCTTTGACCAAAGCCATTGCAACCGCTCAAGCCGTTGCAGACAATGCAACAGCCACCAAGCAAGAAATTGCAGATGCACAAAAAGCACTGCAAAATGCCATCAAAGCTTTGGTAAAACAGGACGGTGAAAGTTCACCTGCACCCAAACCAAGAAAGCACATCGAACCGAACATGGTTTCCTCCTCTGATCTTAGCGAGAAGGTTGCTTCATCCAGCAAAGGCACCGACATCAGCGTACGCAGCGACTACAAAGTTGCAACAGGGTTCCTGAACGATTTGGTGAAGAACAAAGAAAAATCGGTTACCCTCAACGGCGACTGGTACAGCTGGACCTTGGACGGTAAAAACATCGAAAACACGATGCCGGGTGTTATCTGGTTCGATACCAGAATCACCAACGATTCACCAAATGCAAATGCAATTGCCAAGCTGACCGAAAAAGCAGATACAACCAATCTCCACTTTAACTACGAGGGCAAACTCCCCGGTGAAACCGCTATCCGCGCACAGTTGGAGAAATACGCAGGTAAATCCGTTTATATCTACTACCACAACCCCGAAAAGGGCAGGCTGGAGCTCATCCAGGCAGACGTAAAAGCAGATGAACTCGGTTGGATGGAGTTTACTGTCACCACTGGTGCAGATTACGTAATCAGCCCCACTGCTATTAAAGGAGCGGTAACAGCAACAAAATAA